A region from the Arthrobacter roseus genome encodes:
- a CDS encoding urea transporter, producing the protein MTPTLRSALRPAYWARVLVEQLGDVVLFPRVAAGLLVAVAIALDDPVMLLPVLVGTVAATASSVWMKRVRKAASAAGMFGYCGALVGAASYLTFDSGATASAVAAVGGLVCGPVAAAVAASVRAGALSKVELPVLTAPFCLISGAVALLASRGVKQPTASVQAESGPSLEPLMAAGQSVLTNISQVLLVNNALSGALLLAGLLVIHWRLGLTALAGSVVAGLVGWAAVGLGFFGHDDGTALQDGLLGYSAVLTAVAVAVIFERPTRRCVVVALLAAALTVPLAILLSATPIPVFTWPYIVGTWMALTYLRS; encoded by the coding sequence ATGACCCCAACCCTCCGTTCCGCCCTGCGGCCTGCTTACTGGGCGCGCGTGCTGGTGGAACAACTGGGCGACGTCGTGCTCTTTCCTCGTGTTGCCGCCGGACTTCTGGTGGCAGTTGCCATTGCGCTTGATGATCCGGTGATGTTGTTGCCGGTATTGGTGGGAACGGTTGCTGCAACGGCGTCAAGCGTGTGGATGAAGCGGGTTCGTAAGGCTGCGAGCGCAGCCGGGATGTTCGGCTATTGCGGTGCGCTCGTGGGAGCTGCATCGTATCTGACGTTCGATTCAGGAGCGACGGCGTCAGCAGTGGCGGCGGTTGGCGGACTGGTCTGTGGTCCGGTTGCGGCAGCGGTGGCTGCATCGGTCCGAGCAGGCGCTCTGTCAAAGGTGGAACTGCCGGTTCTGACAGCGCCATTCTGTCTGATCAGCGGAGCGGTGGCTCTCTTGGCGAGCCGCGGTGTCAAGCAGCCCACAGCATCGGTGCAAGCCGAGTCTGGGCCGTCACTGGAACCTCTGATGGCCGCCGGGCAATCGGTGCTGACCAATATTTCCCAGGTCCTCCTTGTCAACAACGCATTGTCCGGTGCGCTGCTGTTGGCTGGGCTCCTGGTGATTCACTGGCGCCTCGGATTGACGGCGCTCGCGGGCAGCGTTGTTGCCGGGCTTGTGGGGTGGGCGGCCGTCGGTCTGGGTTTCTTCGGGCACGACGACGGGACGGCACTTCAGGACGGTCTCCTCGGTTATTCCGCGGTTTTGACGGCGGTTGCCGTGGCCGTTATTTTTGAGCGGCCTACCCGGCGCTGCGTCGTCGTCGCGCTGCTAGCGGCAGCACTGACGGTTCCGCTGGCGATTTTGCTCTCCGCGACGCCCATCCCTGTATTCACGTGGCCCTATATTGTGGGTACATGGATGGCACTCACATATCTGCGCAGTTGA
- a CDS encoding putative glycolipid-binding domain-containing protein, whose protein sequence is MHKTRSLSWAGLDGSARLDTADFTFHPDRLTAEGSLRSEEYTCQWSLETTHGWVTRRLTVSVQGSGWSRGLELSRSDDGIWTCSGHTEGNPGLPPPGIADPTLLAEALDCDLGLSPATNTMPILRLDLLTSEKAPADETQLTMAWIDLPSLQVLPSTQVYTPVRALQPGLDAVVLYSSGSRGFAAELTVDEDGVVVDYPGLARRIR, encoded by the coding sequence ATGCATAAAACCCGATCCCTCAGTTGGGCTGGACTCGACGGTTCTGCACGTCTGGACACCGCCGACTTCACGTTCCACCCGGATCGGCTGACAGCCGAGGGATCGCTCCGATCCGAGGAGTACACCTGCCAGTGGTCGTTGGAAACCACCCACGGTTGGGTAACCCGCCGCCTCACCGTTTCTGTACAGGGCAGCGGCTGGTCGAGGGGCCTAGAACTGTCCCGGAGCGACGACGGCATCTGGACCTGCAGCGGCCACACAGAAGGCAACCCTGGCCTCCCACCGCCCGGTATCGCGGACCCAACGCTGCTCGCCGAAGCGCTCGACTGTGACCTGGGGCTCAGCCCAGCCACGAACACGATGCCGATCCTCCGGCTGGACCTCCTCACCAGTGAGAAAGCCCCGGCCGACGAAACACAGCTGACCATGGCGTGGATCGATCTACCCAGCCTGCAGGTTCTGCCCAGTACCCAGGTCTATACACCGGTCCGAGCGCTCCAGCCGGGCCTCGACGCCGTTGTCCTCTACAGCTCTGGCAGCCGCGGTTTCGCCGCCGAACTGACCGTCGATGAAGACGGCGTGGTAGTCGACTATCCGGGGCTGGCCCGCCGCATCCGCTAG
- a CDS encoding trimeric intracellular cation channel family protein, which yields MNPLPDSIDIGLILDLTGVFFFAMSGCLLAVRKGFDLVGSLVLGSLVGLGGGVLRDIILNQGPPAAFSNPVYLLPPLIATLLVYFMSSHVERLGSWLMLFDAGGLALFCITGTVKALEYGMNPVSAALLGVTSAVGGGLLRDIAANEIPQLFDSRDIYAFPAFVGAALAAVIWINGIYNLWTGMSIAVVVLTFRVLAWKFSWHAPLAVRGWIRQRRT from the coding sequence ATGAATCCCCTCCCCGACTCCATCGACATAGGTCTGATCCTGGACCTCACCGGCGTCTTCTTCTTTGCCATGTCCGGGTGTCTTCTGGCCGTGCGCAAAGGGTTCGATCTGGTGGGCTCGCTGGTCCTCGGATCACTCGTGGGCCTGGGTGGAGGCGTCCTCCGCGACATCATCCTCAACCAGGGGCCACCTGCCGCCTTCTCCAACCCCGTCTATCTGCTGCCGCCACTCATCGCCACACTGCTCGTCTACTTCATGTCCTCCCACGTGGAACGGCTAGGGAGTTGGCTGATGCTTTTCGACGCCGGTGGGCTGGCCCTGTTCTGCATCACCGGGACGGTCAAGGCCCTCGAATACGGCATGAACCCCGTCTCCGCAGCGTTACTGGGTGTTACCTCGGCCGTAGGCGGCGGACTGCTGCGCGACATCGCAGCCAACGAAATTCCGCAACTCTTCGATTCCCGAGACATCTACGCGTTCCCCGCCTTCGTCGGGGCAGCCCTGGCCGCCGTCATCTGGATCAACGGCATCTACAACCTGTGGACCGGGATGTCCATTGCCGTCGTCGTGCTCACCTTCCGCGTTCTGGCCTGGAAATTCAGTTGGCATGCTCCGCTGGCCGTGCGCGGATGGATCCGCCAACGGCGAACCTAA
- a CDS encoding HIT family protein has protein sequence MWASHAPTGYECPFCDLASGRFQSPGNLCAPGDIIYSDSLVLAFIASHGFEPQPGHVLVVPRDHYELLYELPDDVASRIMTVTRDMAIAIKKAWTPDGISTRQHNEPAGSQHVWHYHQHVLPRWHDDGFYFTPKRPIVPPSVRARKAAELRAAL, from the coding sequence ATGTGGGCCAGCCACGCACCCACCGGATACGAATGCCCGTTCTGCGACCTGGCATCCGGCCGGTTCCAATCCCCGGGTAACCTCTGTGCGCCCGGGGACATCATTTATTCTGATTCCCTGGTCCTGGCCTTCATCGCATCTCACGGCTTTGAACCGCAGCCGGGCCACGTGCTAGTGGTCCCCCGAGATCACTATGAGCTGCTCTATGAACTGCCCGACGACGTCGCCTCCCGGATCATGACCGTTACCCGTGACATGGCCATTGCGATCAAGAAAGCCTGGACACCAGACGGCATTTCAACCCGCCAACACAATGAACCGGCTGGCAGCCAGCACGTGTGGCACTACCACCAGCACGTCTTGCCGCGATGGCACGACGACGGCTTCTACTTCACGCCGAAACGGCCCATTGTTCCGCCGTCCGTCCGTGCGCGAAAAGCAGCGGAACTGCGGGCGGCCTTGTGA
- a CDS encoding DUF559 domain-containing protein yields the protein MDVVKTLRSLGTVARTKTLLERGITKRALARSLDSGLVLRPQRGVFALPDAIPEFTAAVLHNGLTTCASAAEHYGLWRLYPPKQHHVSCPDGSSGDHVNHELRTVPVHHTLPMVGMIDVLLHALRCLPELEAAVMVEGVMRRGEPVKPLLLEKLNGNRNGKARAALDRVTGCADSAIEVVARLLFRDAGIHTQTQVHIPGVGRVDFLLEGFLVVEMDGAAFHSDRRALRRDRRRNNMSILGGYLVLRYCYEDIMFDRERVLAEIQQVLAGRVVR from the coding sequence ATGGATGTTGTAAAAACCCTGCGCTCTCTCGGCACGGTCGCCCGAACCAAGACGCTGCTCGAGCGTGGCATTACCAAGAGAGCTCTGGCTCGCAGCCTTGACTCCGGCCTGGTTCTGCGACCGCAGCGCGGAGTCTTTGCTTTACCCGATGCCATTCCGGAATTCACGGCCGCTGTGTTGCATAACGGTTTGACGACCTGCGCGTCAGCAGCCGAGCACTACGGCCTCTGGCGGCTCTATCCGCCCAAACAGCATCACGTGAGCTGCCCTGATGGCAGCTCGGGCGATCACGTTAATCATGAGCTGCGTACTGTTCCGGTCCATCACACACTGCCGATGGTTGGCATGATCGATGTTCTCCTGCATGCATTACGTTGTCTGCCGGAGCTCGAAGCAGCTGTCATGGTCGAAGGCGTAATGCGCAGGGGCGAGCCGGTAAAACCACTGTTGCTTGAGAAACTCAACGGAAATCGCAACGGTAAGGCGCGGGCAGCGCTGGACCGGGTGACCGGATGCGCGGATTCTGCCATCGAAGTAGTGGCTCGCCTACTTTTTCGAGATGCGGGCATACACACGCAAACCCAGGTACATATCCCGGGAGTGGGCCGGGTGGACTTCCTGCTTGAGGGCTTCCTGGTTGTCGAGATGGACGGTGCCGCCTTCCATTCCGACCGTCGCGCACTGCGCAGAGACCGACGCCGGAATAATATGAGCATTCTGGGCGGCTATCTGGTGCTGAGGTACTGCTATGAGGACATCATGTTTGATCGGGAAAGGGTGCTTGCCGAGATCCAGCAGGTCCTGGCGGGCAGGGTAGTTCGATAG
- a CDS encoding polyprenyl synthetase family protein has translation MTESPKPSWTHAGHGLNASIEVETSTGAIATSMRLPPGFATIAEDDELGPAISMSLAKVEKQLREAISNSDPLADATSRHLVEAGGKRIRPLLTILAAHLGDPSRPEVISAAVVVELTHLATLYHDDVMDSAPYRRGAPTAHEIWGNSVAILTGDLIFARASILVSELGSRALGIQARTFERLCLGQLHETVGPRDGEDPVAHYLSVIQDKTGSLVAASGQLGAIFANAGDEVTNIMVKYGEKVGVAFQLADDVIDVAGIKVKSGKSPGTDLREGIPTLPVLLLRKAAAAGDSSAVDVLALVDGDLSMDASLERAVKALRGHSATQEAWAVARQWSADAITALEPLPDSSVKNALEGFALAVVEREV, from the coding sequence GTGACTGAATCCCCGAAGCCAAGCTGGACGCACGCCGGCCATGGGCTGAATGCGTCCATTGAAGTGGAAACGTCCACTGGCGCCATCGCCACCAGTATGCGCCTGCCTCCGGGTTTCGCCACGATTGCGGAAGATGACGAACTGGGTCCGGCGATCTCGATGTCGCTGGCCAAGGTAGAAAAGCAACTCCGCGAAGCTATTTCCAACTCCGATCCGCTGGCTGATGCAACGTCGCGTCACCTGGTCGAAGCCGGAGGAAAGCGGATCAGGCCGTTGCTGACCATTCTTGCTGCGCATCTGGGGGATCCGTCCCGTCCAGAGGTCATCAGCGCCGCCGTCGTCGTCGAACTCACGCATCTGGCCACGCTCTATCACGACGACGTCATGGATTCGGCGCCATACCGGCGCGGGGCGCCAACGGCCCATGAGATCTGGGGTAATTCGGTGGCGATCCTCACCGGCGACCTCATCTTCGCGCGCGCTTCCATTCTGGTATCTGAACTTGGTTCCCGGGCTCTAGGCATTCAGGCCAGGACTTTCGAGCGGCTCTGTCTGGGGCAACTCCATGAAACCGTTGGGCCGCGCGACGGCGAAGATCCGGTGGCGCACTACCTCTCGGTCATCCAAGACAAGACCGGGTCCCTGGTTGCTGCGTCCGGGCAGCTTGGCGCAATTTTCGCCAACGCGGGCGATGAGGTCACCAACATCATGGTGAAGTACGGCGAGAAGGTGGGCGTTGCCTTCCAGCTGGCCGACGACGTGATCGATGTTGCTGGGATCAAGGTGAAGTCGGGTAAGTCGCCCGGAACCGATCTCCGTGAGGGAATTCCCACACTGCCGGTGTTGCTGCTCCGAAAGGCCGCGGCGGCGGGCGACTCCTCGGCGGTCGATGTACTCGCTCTGGTCGATGGTGATCTATCCATGGACGCATCACTTGAGCGCGCGGTGAAAGCGCTGCGTGGGCACTCAGCTACCCAAGAGGCGTGGGCGGTGGCTCGCCAGTGGTCAGCGGATGCGATTACCGCACTTGAGCCGCTGCCGGATAGTTCGGTGAAGAACGCGCTTGAGGGGTTCGCCCTGGCCGTCGTCGAACGGGAAGTGTGA
- a CDS encoding geranylgeranyl reductase family protein, with amino-acid sequence MSVLIVGAGPAGSTAAYHLAKAGIEVTVLEKTRFPREKVCGDGLTPRAVREVQLLNLPHQEADGWRRNKGLRLIAGGRTVELPWPELSDFPEYGLIRTRLGFDEALARHAESAGARILEAHSVTTVLKDKFDRVSGVRAALLDNNGRKTGETQDFTADVVLAADGNSTRTALSMGIAKRDDRPLGVAVRTYFTSPRHDDDWMEGWLELPDAQGHPLPGYGWVFGVGDGTSNVGLGILNSSSAFGKLDYKQVLREWTAGMPAEWGFTPANQVGDIRGAALPMGFNRTPHYSPGLLLLGDAGGMVSPFNGEGISYAMESARYAADLIVSAHATSDQSAHSADTFDAQLARYSTIIRDQWGSHFTLGRVFAALIGKPSIMKLALRTGMPVPILMRFVVRMLANLTDQGGRGFEDRVIRILEKMVPATSNQPTTPTKS; translated from the coding sequence ATGTCCGTACTCATTGTGGGGGCAGGCCCAGCTGGATCCACGGCTGCCTATCATCTTGCGAAAGCCGGCATCGAGGTAACGGTCCTTGAGAAGACCCGTTTTCCACGTGAGAAGGTTTGTGGCGACGGCCTCACGCCACGGGCCGTTCGCGAAGTGCAACTGCTGAATCTCCCGCACCAGGAGGCGGATGGGTGGCGCCGCAATAAGGGGCTGCGACTCATAGCCGGCGGCCGCACCGTCGAACTGCCCTGGCCGGAGCTGTCCGACTTTCCGGAGTACGGGCTCATCCGCACCCGGCTTGGATTCGATGAAGCGTTGGCGCGCCACGCTGAATCCGCGGGTGCCCGAATCCTCGAGGCCCACTCGGTCACCACCGTACTGAAGGACAAGTTCGACCGCGTCTCAGGCGTGCGCGCGGCACTGTTGGACAACAACGGTCGGAAGACCGGCGAGACTCAAGATTTCACAGCCGACGTCGTGCTGGCCGCGGACGGTAATTCGACCCGGACCGCACTGTCCATGGGCATCGCCAAGCGCGATGACCGCCCTCTCGGCGTCGCCGTCCGTACCTACTTCACCAGCCCCCGTCACGACGATGACTGGATGGAGGGCTGGCTGGAGCTGCCCGACGCTCAGGGGCATCCGCTGCCCGGGTACGGTTGGGTTTTCGGCGTCGGCGACGGCACATCGAACGTGGGCTTGGGCATCCTCAACTCGTCGTCGGCGTTCGGCAAACTGGATTACAAGCAGGTGCTGCGCGAATGGACTGCTGGTATGCCCGCAGAATGGGGATTCACGCCAGCGAATCAGGTGGGCGACATCCGCGGCGCAGCGCTGCCGATGGGTTTCAACCGGACACCGCATTATTCGCCGGGGTTACTGCTGCTCGGCGACGCCGGGGGCATGGTCTCGCCGTTTAATGGGGAAGGAATCTCCTACGCCATGGAGTCCGCGCGGTATGCAGCGGATCTCATCGTCTCGGCGCACGCAACGTCGGACCAATCCGCCCACAGTGCTGACACCTTCGACGCTCAGCTGGCTCGTTACTCGACCATCATCCGGGACCAGTGGGGGAGCCACTTCACCCTCGGGCGCGTATTCGCTGCGCTCATCGGGAAACCGTCCATCATGAAACTGGCGCTGCGTACCGGAATGCCAGTGCCCATCCTGATGAGATTTGTGGTCCGAATGCTAGCGAATCTCACGGACCAAGGCGGACGAGGTTTTGAAGACCGAGTCATCCGCATTCTGGAAAAGATGGTCCCTGCAACATCGAACCAACCAACCACTCCTACTAAAAGTTAG
- a CDS encoding demethylmenaquinone methyltransferase encodes MNRASLEKRPDEVARMFDDVAPRYDLVNDVLSLGQARGWRRVTVDAVGAKPGQRVLDLAAGTGTSSEPYADAGVDVVACDFSLGMLRVGKRRRPDIDFVAGDATELPFADNSFDASTISFGLRNVNEPRKAIAEMLRVTRPGGKLVITEFSQPVFAPFRTVYTEYLMRALPTVARKVASNPEAYVYLAESIRAWPNQDQLAGWIAESGWVNVEYRNLTGGIVAVHRATKPSPAESPASAKLRRRSSRAAT; translated from the coding sequence GTGAACCGTGCATCATTGGAAAAGCGCCCGGATGAAGTGGCTCGGATGTTCGACGACGTCGCGCCCCGATATGATCTCGTCAACGATGTCCTGTCTCTAGGGCAGGCTCGTGGATGGCGGCGCGTCACCGTCGACGCCGTCGGGGCCAAACCCGGACAGCGTGTCTTAGATCTGGCGGCCGGTACCGGCACCTCCAGCGAGCCCTACGCGGACGCTGGAGTGGACGTCGTCGCCTGTGATTTCTCTCTCGGCATGCTGCGGGTCGGTAAGCGTCGACGCCCGGACATTGACTTTGTTGCAGGAGATGCCACAGAGCTTCCCTTCGCAGACAACAGCTTTGATGCGAGCACCATTTCTTTTGGCCTGCGCAACGTGAACGAGCCTCGGAAAGCCATCGCTGAGATGCTCCGCGTGACGCGTCCGGGCGGCAAGCTCGTCATCACCGAATTCTCCCAACCGGTTTTCGCTCCGTTCCGTACCGTGTATACGGAATACCTGATGCGCGCGCTGCCTACAGTGGCACGTAAGGTCGCCTCGAACCCGGAAGCGTACGTGTACTTGGCAGAGTCCATCCGGGCATGGCCCAATCAGGACCAGCTCGCGGGCTGGATCGCCGAATCAGGCTGGGTCAATGTGGAGTACCGGAACCTGACGGGCGGAATCGTCGCTGTCCATCGTGCCACCAAACCTTCCCCAGCGGAGTCGCCTGCGTCCGCCAAACTGCGCCGGCGCAGCTCCAGAGCAGCTACCTAA
- a CDS encoding isochorismate synthase, producing MSNVSQVLQAKPSVESHPPTLRSITLPLPGLDGTRGLLEFVARNDLHTWFQRGDGFVGFGEVARFTAQGPSRFEDAQAWWQAVIERSENQVMTEDDVAGTGLMSFGSFSFSKMSSFESRLIVPEVVVGSRHGKSWVTYITADDGDLTRASAEDMLARYLDDPSETRERSMGDELVGGKLTEEQWKTAVARGVAHIHAGELTKLVLARDVLARLTEPIDTAGVLRELAVRYQDCWTYSVDGLIGSTPEMLIKVENNSAQARVLAGTLDRSDAPDNDPSYPERILAGSQKQQHEHQIAIDSLTRQLEPFTASMTSHSEPFVLQLPNVWHLASDVTAELAPDDDGCLPTSLALVGALHPTAAVCGTPTRVAGELIRELEHMDRGPYAGPVGWMDARGNGEWGIALRGAVIEDPTHIRLYAGCGIVDASVPEAELAETWSKFRPMIEALGLPY from the coding sequence ATGAGCAACGTGTCCCAAGTCCTTCAGGCCAAGCCATCCGTGGAATCACACCCCCCAACGCTGCGCAGCATCACCCTTCCGCTGCCGGGGCTGGATGGGACCCGGGGCCTCCTCGAGTTTGTTGCCCGCAACGATCTCCACACCTGGTTCCAGCGCGGCGATGGATTCGTCGGCTTCGGGGAAGTGGCCCGGTTCACGGCGCAAGGCCCATCGCGGTTTGAAGACGCACAAGCTTGGTGGCAGGCCGTCATCGAGCGGTCCGAGAATCAGGTGATGACTGAGGACGACGTCGCTGGCACCGGCCTCATGTCCTTCGGCTCATTTTCCTTCTCAAAGATGTCGTCCTTCGAGTCACGGCTGATCGTGCCTGAGGTCGTGGTGGGTTCACGTCACGGCAAGTCGTGGGTCACGTATATAACGGCCGACGACGGCGACTTGACCCGCGCGTCGGCGGAAGACATGTTGGCCCGGTACCTCGACGATCCCTCCGAGACGCGCGAGCGCTCCATGGGGGACGAGCTCGTGGGCGGAAAGTTGACGGAGGAGCAGTGGAAAACGGCCGTCGCCCGCGGCGTCGCCCATATCCACGCCGGGGAGTTGACCAAATTGGTGCTGGCCCGCGATGTCCTTGCGCGCCTAACGGAACCGATCGACACCGCAGGCGTGTTGCGGGAGTTGGCCGTTCGCTACCAGGACTGCTGGACGTACTCCGTCGACGGACTCATTGGCTCTACGCCGGAGATGCTGATCAAGGTAGAGAACAACTCGGCGCAAGCACGGGTTCTGGCAGGCACTCTGGACCGCTCAGATGCTCCGGACAACGACCCCTCCTACCCAGAGCGCATTCTGGCCGGATCACAGAAGCAACAGCATGAGCATCAGATCGCCATCGACTCCCTCACCCGCCAGCTGGAGCCATTCACAGCGTCCATGACATCGCACAGCGAACCGTTTGTGTTGCAGCTACCTAACGTGTGGCACCTGGCATCGGATGTCACCGCGGAACTGGCCCCGGACGACGACGGATGTTTGCCGACGTCGCTGGCACTAGTGGGTGCCCTCCACCCCACGGCCGCTGTCTGCGGAACACCAACCAGGGTTGCGGGTGAGTTGATCCGCGAGCTGGAGCACATGGACCGCGGACCATACGCGGGCCCAGTGGGCTGGATGGATGCCCGCGGAAACGGCGAATGGGGCATAGCCCTGCGCGGTGCCGTGATCGAGGACCCGACGCACATCAGGCTTTATGCGGGGTGCGGCATTGTGGATGCGTCGGTCCCCGAAGCAGAACTGGCAGAGACGTGGAGCAAGTTCAGGCCGATGATCGAGGCCTTGGGCTTGCCGTACTAG
- a CDS encoding basic amino acid ABC transporter substrate-binding protein, translated as MKARVPLIFLAAATLTLTACGGGGGDSEAGDNELGLVEAGSLTVCSDIPYAPFEFEEGGEYTGFDIDLIREVAKGMDLELSIKDVGFDGLQSGASLAAGQCDLGASAMSITEDRKKNLTFSDPYYDSQQSLMVPKDSDIKSIEELEGKTVGVQQGTTGEDYTRENVPESTEVKAYPSDAELFPALQSGGVDAVLQDLPVNILHTEDGAFTIVEEYPTDEQYGFAMKKEGSEKLAEAVNESLAEVKDKGTYDEIYNKYFKE; from the coding sequence GTGAAGGCACGTGTCCCCTTGATCTTTTTGGCCGCGGCCACTCTCACACTCACCGCATGCGGTGGCGGTGGCGGTGACAGTGAAGCTGGCGACAACGAACTGGGTCTGGTCGAGGCAGGAAGCCTCACCGTCTGCTCGGATATCCCTTACGCTCCATTCGAGTTCGAAGAAGGCGGCGAGTACACAGGATTCGACATTGACCTGATCCGCGAAGTTGCCAAGGGCATGGATCTGGAACTCTCGATCAAGGACGTCGGCTTCGACGGCCTCCAGAGTGGAGCATCCCTGGCTGCCGGCCAGTGTGACCTCGGAGCCAGCGCCATGTCCATTACCGAGGACCGCAAGAAGAACCTGACATTCTCTGACCCCTACTACGATTCTCAGCAGTCGCTGATGGTCCCCAAGGACTCCGACATCAAGTCCATCGAGGAACTTGAGGGCAAAACCGTTGGCGTTCAACAGGGAACGACAGGCGAGGACTACACGCGAGAGAACGTCCCTGAAAGCACCGAGGTCAAGGCCTACCCGAGCGACGCAGAGCTATTCCCGGCGCTACAGTCCGGCGGCGTCGACGCAGTCCTGCAGGACCTTCCCGTCAACATTTTGCACACCGAGGACGGCGCCTTCACGATCGTTGAGGAGTACCCCACCGACGAGCAGTACGGGTTCGCGATGAAGAAGGAAGGCTCTGAGAAACTGGCTGAAGCCGTCAACGAGTCGCTAGCCGAAGTGAAGGACAAGGGTACCTATGACGAGATCTACAACAAGTACTTCAAGGAGTAA
- a CDS encoding ABC transporter permease subunit, with protein MKPSTRKRLFRGVLYLIFVAAFAAVIFAADWEAIKRSFLDVEVAKEAFPEIITTAAKNTVIYTVIAFAGGLFLGLLLALMKLSPVAPYRWVATIYIETFRGLPALLVIFGFAFAVPIAFNWNPPGGSTGAGLLALIIVSSAYIAETIRAGIQAVPKGQVEAARSLGMRPSWTLVSVVLPQAFRIITPPLTNELVIIIKDTSLLFIAGMALGDRELTTFARDLTSQTANSTPLVLGALLYLVITLPLTQLVAKLERYNQRGR; from the coding sequence GTGAAACCATCCACCCGTAAGCGCCTATTCCGCGGCGTCCTTTACCTCATCTTCGTCGCCGCGTTCGCGGCCGTGATTTTTGCTGCAGACTGGGAAGCGATCAAGAGAAGCTTCTTAGACGTGGAAGTTGCTAAAGAGGCCTTCCCGGAAATCATTACGACAGCGGCCAAGAACACCGTTATCTACACCGTAATCGCCTTTGCCGGCGGTCTCTTTTTGGGCCTGCTTCTGGCCCTCATGAAACTCTCCCCCGTAGCTCCCTACCGGTGGGTTGCAACGATTTACATTGAGACCTTCCGTGGACTGCCCGCTCTGCTGGTGATCTTTGGATTCGCCTTCGCTGTTCCCATTGCTTTTAACTGGAATCCTCCCGGCGGCAGTACCGGTGCTGGCCTGCTGGCCCTGATCATCGTTTCTTCGGCCTATATCGCAGAGACCATCCGCGCTGGAATCCAAGCCGTGCCCAAAGGCCAAGTCGAGGCAGCACGTTCCCTCGGCATGCGTCCCAGTTGGACACTCGTGTCTGTGGTGCTCCCTCAGGCGTTCCGCATCATCACACCTCCGCTGACCAACGAGCTGGTCATAATCATCAAGGACACCTCACTGCTCTTCATCGCGGGCATGGCCCTTGGTGATCGCGAACTGACTACCTTTGCCCGTGACTTGACGTCCCAGACGGCAAACTCGACACCGCTGGTGCTCGGTGCGCTCCTGTACCTGGTGATCACGTTGCCGCTGACGCAGCTTGTGGCCAAGCTTGAACGATACAACCAGAGAGGCCGGTGA
- a CDS encoding amino acid ABC transporter ATP-binding protein, with product MAETRAHSVLSSIPAIQVNQLHKSFGDNEVLTGIDFHVDQGEVVCVIGPSGSGKSTLLRCVNRLEEPTKGTIVVEGVDITDKETDLDKVRTRIGMVFQQFNLFPHLTVLKNLTLAQRRAKKRPMKEAREVAMKNLEKVGLANRADDFPSQLSGGQQQRVAIARALSMDPDMMLFDEPTSALDPELVGDVLDVMKKLAQEGMTMMVVTHEMGFAREVGDRVVFMDGGVVVEQGKPEDVLDNPQHERTIAFLSKVL from the coding sequence ATGGCTGAAACCAGGGCACACTCCGTTTTGAGCAGCATCCCGGCCATTCAGGTCAACCAGTTGCACAAGAGCTTCGGAGACAATGAAGTTCTCACGGGCATCGATTTCCATGTGGACCAGGGTGAGGTGGTGTGCGTGATCGGCCCTTCTGGCTCCGGTAAGTCCACGCTCCTGCGCTGCGTCAACCGGTTGGAAGAGCCCACCAAGGGCACCATCGTCGTCGAAGGTGTGGACATCACGGACAAGGAAACAGACCTGGACAAGGTGCGCACGCGCATCGGTATGGTGTTCCAGCAGTTCAACCTGTTTCCACACCTGACGGTGCTGAAGAACCTTACTCTGGCGCAGCGCCGGGCCAAGAAGCGGCCCATGAAGGAAGCGCGCGAGGTCGCGATGAAGAATTTGGAAAAGGTGGGCTTGGCAAACCGCGCGGATGACTTCCCGTCACAGCTCTCAGGTGGCCAGCAGCAGCGTGTGGCCATTGCCCGCGCACTGTCGATGGATCCGGACATGATGCTCTTCGACGAGCCCACCAGCGCACTGGATCCAGAGCTGGTCGGTGACGTCCTTGATGTCATGAAGAAACTCGCCCAAGAGGGAATGACCATGATGGTTGTGACTCACGAGATGGGCTTTGCGCGCGAGGTGGGCGACCGTGTGGTGTTCATGGACGGCGGCGTGGTGGTTGAGCAGGGCAAGCCCGAGGACGTTCTGGACAACCCGCAGCATGAGCGGACCATCGCGTTCCTCTCGAAGGTCCTCTAG